The following DNA comes from Spirulina major PCC 6313.
CGAGGGTCATAGATGGTAATAGGGTGGGGAAATAATCTGCGCTAATGTAGTTTAACGGATGATTGCAACGGAGTTGTGGCGGTATGGATTGGAATTCCCAGGCAGTAGAGAGCAAGATTAGTCTGGCGTTTAAGCATTCAGACTTGCTGTTTTTGGCGTTGAGCCACCCGTCCTATGCTGAACAGATTCATGAGCCGGAACGGAATTACGAACGATTGATTTTTTTGGGGGATGCGATCGCAGCTTTGGCGATCGCGGACTATCTCTACGAGCATTGCCCCTATTTAAAAGTGTCTAACTATAAGGGCTTAACGGCCAAGCTCCTCGAAGGGGAACGGCTGACGAAAACCTGGATTAAGTTGGGTCTAGGGGATGATTATCCCTTCATGGTGGCGAAGGAACAGCGGCCCATTTTGGCGCAAAAAGTCCATAACCCCTTTGAGGAATCGATGCGGGCCTTGATTGGGGCGATTCATTGCGATCGCGGCTATCCCCAAACCCGGAACTGGCTGGTGAAACATTTAATCGCGCCGCTGTTGAAAAAATACCTCAAAGATGAAACCGAGCGGGCAGAACCGGACTTACAACAGCGGTTTTGGGGGCGAGCCTTGGTAACGGCCATCACTGCCGATTGGCTTTACCACACCCTCAACGAAGTTGAACCGAAATACCT
Coding sequences within:
- a CDS encoding ribonuclease III domain-containing protein — encoded protein: MDWNSQAVESKISLAFKHSDLLFLALSHPSYAEQIHEPERNYERLIFLGDAIAALAIADYLYEHCPYLKVSNYKGLTAKLLEGERLTKTWIKLGLGDDYPFMVAKEQRPILAQKVHNPFEESMRALIGAIHCDRGYPQTRNWLVKHLIAPLLKKYLKDETERAEPDLQQRFWGRALVTAITADWLYHTLNEVEPKYLNRFHRTLIGKPQVKAYKEKSLTAGNDTGLNLNEFIAQTYLAHSHNNRNAYGTTYDWLITTFIDQDEVLRDAITQLLRDGKPQKWIIRNVLGYASKDYQAGRERFYEILEEEMPTGSST